The Desmodus rotundus isolate HL8 chromosome 3, HLdesRot8A.1, whole genome shotgun sequence genome includes a region encoding these proteins:
- the AUNIP gene encoding aurora kinase A- and ninein-interacting protein: MRRGGPEAEACGVWLDAAALKRRKVQTHLIKSSTKMLTLIPGERKAKISFTQRTPPAGVRQTSIASFFTLQPGKTNGGDKRNVSSRVESQTSRESKRDATQLDHLIQGLGDDCMAPPFATSTPADIQEAGLSPRSLQASGQHRMGTPILTESLFQPGTLVCAGEKQDSLACSFTQDLESSCLLDQKEGEKDSSWKREWLRGSKKKNSQGTERCSKPLWGKGHQPWDKSELEKVSARENRQAPVLFQTYRDSWSGQNAEAVKQSSCRVPLFSWDSEKNDRDSWSQLFTEDSQGQRVIAHNSRAPFREITNSQNQGLGHFSHSSRAQCQDRL; encoded by the exons aCACATTTAATCAAGTCAAGCACCAAAATGCTAACACTCATTCCTGGAGAGAGAAAGGCTAAGATCTCTTTTACTCAAAGAACTCCACCTGCAGGCGTTCGGCAGACCAGCATTGCTTCCTTCTTCACCTTGCAGCCAG GAAAGACAAATGGTGGTGATAAGAGGAATGTTTCATCTCGTGTAGAAAGTCAGACCAGCAGAGAGTCTAAGAGAGATGCAACCCAGCTagaccatctgatccagggcctGGGGGATGATTGCATGGCACCCCCTTTTGCCACTTCAACCCCTGCAGATATCCAGGAAGCTGGACTTTCTCCTCGGTCCCTTCAGGCTTCTGGTCAACACAGAATGGGAACCCCAATCTTGACTGAGTCTTTGTTCCAGCCTGGTACCTTAGTCTGTGCTGGAGAGAAGCAAGACTCACTGGCTTGTTCCTTCACCCAGGACTTGGAAAGTTCTTGCTTGCTGGAccaaaaggagggagagaaggattcTTCCTGGAAAAGGGAATGGCTTCGtggatctaagaaaaagaactctCAGGGCACAGAGAGATGCAGTAAACCCCTTTGGGGCAAGGGCCATCAGCCCTGGGACAAGTCTGAACTGGAAAAGGTGTCTGCCCGGGAAAATAGGCAGGCCCCTGTCCTCTTTCAAACATACAGGGATTCCTGGAGTGGACAAAACGCAGAAGCAGTGAAACAAAGTTCTTGTCGTGTTCCTTTGTTTTCCTGGGACAGTGAAAAGAATGACAGGGACTCCTGGAGTCAGCTTTTCACTGAGGATTCTCAGGGTCAGCGGGTCATTGCCCACAACTCTAGAGCTCCTTTCCGAGAGATAACCAACAGCCAGAACCAGGGCTTAGGACacttttctcacagttctagggCTCAGTGCCAGGATAGGCTCTGA